The region TTGCGTTTGCGCGATGCGCGTTTTATTCGTCGCCTGCGGCCCAGCACGCTCAATGACGAGCACCCTGCCGATAATCAGGCGCTGGCCCAGCAGTTGGATCAACTGACGCGTGAACTGGTGCGCAATCCGCAAAAGCTGACCAATGGCGAATTGCGGCAGGGGCTGGCGGCGATGCAGCAATTGCTGGAACACTACTTCGCTGAGCAGGGATCGCAGGTGGCGCGCCCGCGCAGCCACCGTCTGGATCAAGATCAGGATCAGCAGGCGTGGCGCTCGCTGGACAGCATCAACCGGATGGTCGCTGAACCGAACAGCCGCAGCATGCGGCTGATTTTACTGGGCATGTTTTCTACGCTGCTACAGGCCAAGGGCAACGTCAAGCTGGACCCGCACGCCCGGCCGTTGCTGCTGGTGGAGGACCCGGAGACCCGGCTGCACCCGATCATGCTGTCGGTGGCCTGGGGATTACTCAACCAACTGCCGTTGCAACGCATCACCACCACCAATTCCAGCGAACTGGTGTCGCTGGTACCGGTCGAGCACGTTTGCCGGTTGGTGCGCGAGTCGGGGCGGGTTGCCACCTATCGTATCGGCCCGCGTGGGTTGGGGCAGGAGGACGGGAGGCGCATTGCTTTTCATATTCGCTTTAACCGGCCATCATCGTTGTTTGCCCGCTGTTGGCTGCTGGTGGAAGGCGAGACCGAGGTTTGGTTGTTGAGTGAGCTGGCGCGCCAGTGCGGTTATCACTTTGAGGCGGAAGGGGTGCGGGTGATTGAATTTGCCCAGTGCGGCCTGAAGCCGCTGTTGAGGTTTGCCCGGCGCATGGGCATTGAATGGCATGCGTTGGTTGACGGCGACGAGGCCGGAAAGAAATACGCCAACACCGTGCGCAGTTTGCTGGATAACCACGGCGACAGCGAGCGTGATCGCCTGACCGCGCTGCCGGCGCCGGATATGGAGCACTTTATGTTCCGCGAAGGGTTCAGCCCGGTCTATCACCGCGTCGCCTCTGTGCCGATCAATGCTCAGATGCCGATACGCAAGGTGATCCTGAAGGCGGTGCATCACTCTTCGAAACCCGATCTGGCCATCGAAGTAGCGATGCAGGCCGGCGAGTGGGGCACCGATTCTGTACCGCCGCTGCTGAAGAAAATGTTCTCGCGCGTGATCTGGCTGGCGCGTGGCCGGGCGGATTAGGCTCCCGGCAATCTTGTCGGGGGGCTGAAATGTTCAGCCATTCCCTGTTCCAGTTCATCCAGAAATTGATAACGGCGGCGGTATTCTGCCCGTTTCTTGCTGACCACCTCATCGATAGGTTTGCGCGTGATGCGTTCCGGCAGCAGGAAGTAACCGCTGTCGAGCATCTTGCCGCCCATTGAACTCCAGAACTGATCGTAATCGGCGTGCAGCTGATCTTTCTTTTTACTGTGATAACGCCAGTTTTGATAGATATGGGTGGCATTGCCCACCGCCACTATTTGACGAATGCCCAGATGATGCGCCAGCGCGCAAATGCCTTCCAGCACCAGCCGTTTCGGAAACAGCCCGTGACATTCTTTGGTGGCGAGCTGGATTTCCGCGTGCGGCACCTGGTGGTTGGCTCCCTGCAAACCGCCGATGAACAGCGTCGGCTGTTGCTGATAGTGCAGCAGCGCAAAGGTGATTTCCGCCAGCATAATGCCGGCGGCATTGCGCAGCAGCAGGGTGGTTTCCCCTTCTTTGTTCAGATGGTCGATGGCTGACAGTTCCAGCGAAACCGGTTCGCCGCTTTTGCCGGTGATGCTGGCCAGCACCAAGGGTTTGTTCAGGTGACCGATCTGCATTTTCAGCGGCATGCGCTGCGCGATGAGATCATAGTGATCGCGCAGGGCGAACAGGCACTCGATCTTGCTCATGTTTGCCGCCAGATAGGGGCGATGCAGCTTGCAGGGCAGATTGGGCTGAGCGCTCAGAATCTCATCCAGCAGGGGATTGGACGCCAGCGTATTCAGCAGGGCACCGGTAGTGCGCCAGTTAAACAGCGAGCGGCCGATAAACTTCAGGCGGAATGAGGTTTTCTTCCAGGCTTTACTTGGCGCCATATCGCCATTGATCAGTGCCGTCATCAGTTGCCAACCGTTGAGCTGGCGTGCAGATACGAGTGGATAGCTGAGCTGAGACATGATGAAATCCTTGGCAGTGTTGAATGGGGCTATTTCAGCAAGCCTTCGCTAAACGGGAGTTCAATGCTCAACTGTAACCAGAGGTGTCTCCACATTGTGTTGAGCTAAGGTTTAGTTACTCCGCACTGTGTACGGCAATGTAACCCTCTTCTCCGCCCAAAATGACCTTCTTGCGCAACGCGGTACCCGCTAAACGGCAGGATATTCCGAAGACAACCTCATCTGTTCCTGTAAGTTATCCTTCGGGGGTGGCTCTTAATCCTGCCTTAATACGGATATAAATAGCGCAGGTTATAATCCTGTTCTACTTGCCATGGGTATGATGACTGGCGGATGCAAACCGGACAGGATGTCGGAAAAGCTTTCTGGGATATTTGAAGTAAGTGATATAAAACAAAAGGATGATGATATTAATGATGTTCAAAGGGCGTAAGCGACGCTGGGGCATGGCACTGATTGTCGTGGTGGCTATCGCCGCGCTGGCGATCTGGCATTTCAGCCACCCGGCGCCAACCCAGTTTAAAACGGTGAAGGTAGCCAAGCGCGATCTGCAGCAAAACGTTCTGGCGACCGGACAGCTTGACGCGGTGCGCAAGGTTGACGTTGGCGCACAGGTCAGCGGGCAGCTGGAAAGCCTGGGTGTTGAGATCGGCGATAAGGTGAAAAAAGGCCAGTTACTTGGCGTGATCGATCCGCAGCAGGCGCAGAACAGTATCCGCGAGGGCGAGGCGACGCTGCGCGAATTGCACGCTCAGTTGCAACAGGCCCAGGCTGAACAGCGGTTGGCGGCGGTGACGCTGCAGCGCAATCAGGCGCTGGCGAAGCTGCAAGCGGTATCGCGCCAGGATCTGGATCAGGCGGCGACGCAACTGGCGGTAAAGAAGGCGCAGGTCGGCACCATTAATGCGCAGATTGCCCGCAACCAGGCCAGCCTGGATACCGCTAAAATCAATCTGGCGTTTACCCGCATTGAAGCGCCGATGGACGGAGACGTGGTGCAGATCACCACGCTGCAAGGCCAGACGGTGATCGCGGCGCAACAGGCACCGAACATTCTGACGCTGGCGGATCTCAGCACCATGCTGGTGAAGGCGCAGGTGTCGGAAGCGGACGTTATCAACCTCAAGCCGGGCCAGAAAGCCTGGTTTACCGTGCTGGGCGATCCCAACCGGCGTTTTGACGGCGTGCTGAAAGACATTCAGCCGACGCCGGAAAAGGTTAACAACGCCATCTTTTACTATGCGCGTTTCGAAGTGCCGAACCCCGAAGGGTTGCTGCGGCTGCAGATGACGGCGCAGGTGCATATTCAACTGGCGGGCGTCAGCCAGGCGCAGGTCATTCCTCTGGCAGCGCTGGGCGATCAAATCGCCGATAACCGCTACCACGTTGCGGTATTGAAACAGGGCAAGGAAGAGAAACGCGAGGTGAGCATCGGCCTGCGTAATAACATTGACGTACAAATTCTGAGCGGCTTGAGCATCGGGGATGACGTGATTGTCAGCCGTGGCGGCGCGGAGGCCAACTGATGGCGGCGCTGTTGCAACTGAGTGGCATCCGCCGCAGCTATCAGTCGGGCGATCAGACGGTGGACGTGTTGAAAGACGTGAGCCTGAGCATCGACGCCGGTGAAATGGTCGCCATTATGGGGGCCTCCGGCTCTGGCAAGTCTACGTTGATGAATATTCTCGGCTGTCTGGACAAGCCCAGCGCCGGCGTGTACCGGGTGGCCGGCCAGGATGTGGCGACGCTGGATGGCGATGCGTTGGCCCGGCTGCGGCGTGAGCATTTTGGCTTTATCTTCCAGAGATACCATCTGCTGCCTCATCTGAGCGCGGCGCACAACGTTGAGGTGCCGGCGGTCTACGCCGGGCTGGGCAAGGCGGCACGGCGTGAACGGGCGGTCGCCCTGTTACAGCGCCTTGGGTTGAGTGAACGCGTCGGCTACCGGCCGAGCCAGCTTTCCGGCGGCCAGCAGCAGCGCGTCAGTATCGCGCGCGCGTTGATGAACGGCGGCCAGGTGATCCTGGCGGATGAACCGACCGGCGCCCTCGACAGCCATTCTGGCGAAGAGGTAATGACTATCCTCAAGCAACTGCGAGCGCAGGGGCATACGGTGATTATCGTTACTCACGATCCGGCTGTCGCTCAGCAGGCCGAGCGGATCATTGAAATCCGCGACGGCGAGATCATTGCCGACTCACGCCCGGCGCAGCAGGGCAATCCGAATGCCAAATCGTTGGAACTGGTTGCACCCGCGCCATCCTGGCAGCAGACGACCGGCCGTTTTCGCGAGGCGCTGGTGATGGCCTGGCGGGCGATGGCGGCGAATAAAATGCGCACCGCGCTGACCATGTTGGGCATTATCATCGGCATCGCTTCGGTGGTTTCGATCCTGGTGATCGGCGACGCCGCCAAGCAGATGGTGTTGGCGGATATCAAATCCATCGGCACCAATACAGTGGACATTTATCCCGGCAAGGACTTCGGCGACGACGATCCGACCTTACGCCAGTCATTGAAGTATGATGATCTCGACGCGTTGCGCGAGCAGCCCTATGTCAGCGCACTGTCGCCTAATATCGCCAGCAGCATGCGATTGCGGCTGGGCAACGTCGATGTGGCGGCCAATGTGACCGGGGTCAGCGAGCAGTTTTTCCGCGTCTACGGCATGACCTTCACCCAGGGCGGCGGCATTGACCCGTTCCAGGTGCAGTCGCAGTCGCAAACGGTGGTGATCGACGCCAACACCCAGCGCCGGCTGTTCCCGCATCAGAAGAATGTGGTGGGTGAGGTGATTCTGGTGGGCAACATGCCGGCGACGGTGGTTGGGGTGGCGAAGGAGAAGCAGTCGATGTTCGGCAGCAGCAAGACGCTGAACGTTTGGGTTCCTTACAGCACCATGGCCAACCGGCTGATGGGCAACGCCTATTTTGATTCGATCACCGTGCGTATCCGCGACAATTACAATAGCCAGGAAGCGGAGCAGCAGCTGACGCGTTTGCTGACTTTGCGCCATGGCAAGAAAGACTTCTTCACCTATAACATGGACAGTTTGGTGCAGACGGCGGAGAAAACCACGCGCACGCTACAGCTGTTCCTGACGCTGGTGGCGGTGATTTCGCTGGTGGTCGGCGGGATTGGCGTGATGAATATCATGCTGGTGTCGGTGACGGAGCGTACGCGTGAGATTGGTATCCGTATGGCGGTGGGCGCTCGCTCCGGCGACGTATTGCAGCAGTTCCTGATTGAAGCGGTGCTGGTGTGCCTGGTTGGCGGCGCTTTGGGAATTATGCTGTCCTTTGCCATCGGGTTGCTGGTGCAACTGGTGCTGCCGGGTTGGCAGATAAGCTTCCCGCCGGCGGCGTTGCTGAGCGCGTTTTTGTGTTCCACCGGTATCGGCGTGGCGTTCGGCTATCTGCCCGCGCGCAATGCCGCCCGGCTTAACCCGATTGACGCGCTGGCGCGCGAGTAATAATCTAACTCCGTCGTATTCAAGCCGCAGGGTATTGGCGGCAACTCGACATTCATGGGATAGAATAAAAAATGCCAGTCGTACGGCGGCTGGCATTTTTAGCGGACTGCGTTAGGCAGGCTCTGCACCCGTTAGGCCAGTGCCTCACTTTCCAGTGGCACAATAAGACTCGCATGGTTCCCTTTTGGCCCTTGGTGCACGTCAAAACTGACCTGTTGGCCGGCTTTCAGTGTCCTGTACCCATCCATCTTAATCGTTGAATAATGGGC is a window of Serratia plymuthica DNA encoding:
- a CDS encoding ATP-dependent endonuclease: MFLERIEIVGFRGINRLSLMLDDNTLLLGENAWGKSSLLDALTLLLAPEQQLYRFEVHDFHFPPGEEAAKERHLQVVFTFCEKDLGHAHLPRYRHLSPLWVKGDDNLNRIYYRCEGELADDDTVCTWRSFLDAEGNAMQLHHIEQLAHAIIRIHPVLRLRDARFIRRLRPSTLNDEHPADNQALAQQLDQLTRELVRNPQKLTNGELRQGLAAMQQLLEHYFAEQGSQVARPRSHRLDQDQDQQAWRSLDSINRMVAEPNSRSMRLILLGMFSTLLQAKGNVKLDPHARPLLLVEDPETRLHPIMLSVAWGLLNQLPLQRITTTNSSELVSLVPVEHVCRLVRESGRVATYRIGPRGLGQEDGRRIAFHIRFNRPSSLFARCWLLVEGETEVWLLSELARQCGYHFEAEGVRVIEFAQCGLKPLLRFARRMGIEWHALVDGDEAGKKYANTVRSLLDNHGDSERDRLTALPAPDMEHFMFREGFSPVYHRVASVPINAQMPIRKVILKAVHHSSKPDLAIEVAMQAGEWGTDSVPPLLKKMFSRVIWLARGRAD
- a CDS encoding VirK/YbjX family protein, whose translation is MSQLSYPLVSARQLNGWQLMTALINGDMAPSKAWKKTSFRLKFIGRSLFNWRTTGALLNTLASNPLLDEILSAQPNLPCKLHRPYLAANMSKIECLFALRDHYDLIAQRMPLKMQIGHLNKPLVLASITGKSGEPVSLELSAIDHLNKEGETTLLLRNAAGIMLAEITFALLHYQQQPTLFIGGLQGANHQVPHAEIQLATKECHGLFPKRLVLEGICALAHHLGIRQIVAVGNATHIYQNWRYHSKKKDQLHADYDQFWSSMGGKMLDSGYFLLPERITRKPIDEVVSKKRAEYRRRYQFLDELEQGMAEHFSPPTRLPGA
- the macA gene encoding macrolide transporter subunit MacA, translated to MMFKGRKRRWGMALIVVVAIAALAIWHFSHPAPTQFKTVKVAKRDLQQNVLATGQLDAVRKVDVGAQVSGQLESLGVEIGDKVKKGQLLGVIDPQQAQNSIREGEATLRELHAQLQQAQAEQRLAAVTLQRNQALAKLQAVSRQDLDQAATQLAVKKAQVGTINAQIARNQASLDTAKINLAFTRIEAPMDGDVVQITTLQGQTVIAAQQAPNILTLADLSTMLVKAQVSEADVINLKPGQKAWFTVLGDPNRRFDGVLKDIQPTPEKVNNAIFYYARFEVPNPEGLLRLQMTAQVHIQLAGVSQAQVIPLAALGDQIADNRYHVAVLKQGKEEKREVSIGLRNNIDVQILSGLSIGDDVIVSRGGAEAN
- the macB gene encoding macrolide ABC transporter ATP-binding protein/permease MacB → MAALLQLSGIRRSYQSGDQTVDVLKDVSLSIDAGEMVAIMGASGSGKSTLMNILGCLDKPSAGVYRVAGQDVATLDGDALARLRREHFGFIFQRYHLLPHLSAAHNVEVPAVYAGLGKAARRERAVALLQRLGLSERVGYRPSQLSGGQQQRVSIARALMNGGQVILADEPTGALDSHSGEEVMTILKQLRAQGHTVIIVTHDPAVAQQAERIIEIRDGEIIADSRPAQQGNPNAKSLELVAPAPSWQQTTGRFREALVMAWRAMAANKMRTALTMLGIIIGIASVVSILVIGDAAKQMVLADIKSIGTNTVDIYPGKDFGDDDPTLRQSLKYDDLDALREQPYVSALSPNIASSMRLRLGNVDVAANVTGVSEQFFRVYGMTFTQGGGIDPFQVQSQSQTVVIDANTQRRLFPHQKNVVGEVILVGNMPATVVGVAKEKQSMFGSSKTLNVWVPYSTMANRLMGNAYFDSITVRIRDNYNSQEAEQQLTRLLTLRHGKKDFFTYNMDSLVQTAEKTTRTLQLFLTLVAVISLVVGGIGVMNIMLVSVTERTREIGIRMAVGARSGDVLQQFLIEAVLVCLVGGALGIMLSFAIGLLVQLVLPGWQISFPPAALLSAFLCSTGIGVAFGYLPARNAARLNPIDALARE
- the cspD gene encoding cold shock-like protein CspD, with the translated sequence METGTVKWFNNAKGFGFICPEGGGEDIFAHYSTIKMDGYRTLKAGQQVSFDVHQGPKGNHASLIVPLESEALA